In a single window of the Bacillota bacterium genome:
- a CDS encoding response regulator transcription factor, with protein MRILIVEDEPRLAKLLCRAMEEARHTAECVHDGRLGLERARAGGYDLLILDWLLPGLDGLSLCRRLREEAGPAASVPVLMLTARDAVSDRVAGLDAGADDYLTKPFSLEELAARVRALERRIVRPLREAQEAREIEAGGLRFDPELRTVRRPGQEREVRLTVREAAVLECFLRHPGQVLSRGQILRQAWDDPQVVGEQTVDSVVYLLRKKLEPLEPGFGIRSVRGLGYRLEPDGRE; from the coding sequence GTGCGCATCCTGATCGTCGAGGACGAGCCGCGCCTCGCCAAGCTGCTCTGCCGGGCGATGGAGGAGGCCCGGCACACGGCCGAGTGCGTGCACGACGGCCGTCTGGGGCTGGAGCGGGCGCGGGCGGGCGGCTACGACCTGCTCATCCTGGACTGGCTGCTGCCCGGCCTGGACGGCCTCTCGCTCTGCCGCCGGCTGCGCGAGGAAGCGGGTCCCGCCGCCTCCGTCCCCGTCCTCATGCTGACCGCGCGCGACGCCGTCAGCGACCGCGTGGCAGGATTGGACGCGGGCGCCGACGACTACCTGACCAAGCCCTTCTCGCTGGAGGAGCTGGCGGCGCGCGTCCGGGCGCTGGAGCGGCGGATCGTGCGGCCGCTGCGCGAGGCGCAGGAGGCGCGCGAGATCGAGGCGGGCGGGCTGCGCTTCGACCCGGAGCTGCGCACGGTGCGGAGGCCCGGGCAGGAGCGGGAGGTCCGCCTGACGGTGCGCGAGGCGGCGGTGCTGGAGTGCTTCCTGCGGCATCCGGGGCAGGTGCTGAGCCGCGGGCAGATCCTGCGCCAGGCCTGGGACGACCCCCAGGTGGTGGGCGAGCAGACGGTGGACAGCGTCGTCTACTTGCTGCGCAAGAAGCTGGAGCCGCTGGAGCCGGGCTTCGGCATCCGCAGCGTGCGCGGGCTGGGCTACCGCCTGGAGCCGGACGGGCGGGAGTGA